The following coding sequences are from one Geodermatophilus normandii window:
- a CDS encoding 1,4-dihydroxy-2-naphthoate polyprenyltransferase has protein sequence MATPAQWVAGARPRTLPAALAPVLVGTGAAAALGGFRPGPAVLALLVALALQVAVNYANDHSDGKRGTDADRVGPMRLVGSGAASARAVLLAALLAFAVAAVAGLVLAALSSWWLVAVGAVCIAAAWTYTGGPLPYGYRALGEVFVFVFFGLVAVAGTTFVQTGRVEGLALAAAVPIGLLSTALLVVNNLRDVEGDARVGKRTLAVLLGDRATRLCYVGLLAAAFAVVVAIGIGRPEALLALVAVPLAVPPSRVVLSGGRGPALIAALQATGLLTLATGVLLGAGLALSG, from the coding sequence GTGGCCACCCCCGCGCAGTGGGTCGCCGGCGCCCGGCCCCGCACCCTGCCCGCGGCCCTCGCGCCGGTGCTCGTGGGCACCGGCGCGGCGGCCGCGCTCGGCGGGTTCCGGCCCGGGCCCGCGGTGCTGGCGCTGCTGGTCGCGCTCGCGCTGCAGGTGGCGGTCAACTACGCCAACGACCACTCCGACGGCAAGCGCGGCACCGACGCCGACCGGGTCGGGCCGATGCGGCTGGTCGGCTCGGGCGCGGCCTCGGCCCGGGCGGTCCTGCTCGCGGCGCTGCTGGCCTTCGCCGTCGCGGCGGTCGCGGGGCTCGTGCTCGCGGCGCTGTCGAGCTGGTGGCTGGTCGCCGTCGGCGCGGTGTGCATCGCCGCCGCCTGGACCTACACCGGCGGGCCGCTGCCCTACGGCTACCGGGCGCTGGGCGAGGTGTTCGTCTTCGTCTTCTTCGGCCTGGTCGCCGTCGCCGGGACGACGTTCGTGCAGACCGGCCGGGTCGAGGGACTGGCGCTGGCCGCCGCCGTGCCGATCGGGCTGCTGTCGACGGCGCTGCTGGTGGTCAACAACCTGCGCGACGTCGAGGGCGACGCCCGGGTGGGCAAGCGCACGCTCGCGGTGCTGCTCGGCGACCGCGCCACCCGGCTGTGCTACGTCGGGCTGCTCGCCGCCGCCTTCGCCGTCGTCGTGGCGATCGGGATCGGGCGGCCGGAGGCGCTGCTCGCGCTGGTCGCCGTGCCGCTGGCGGTGCCGCCGTCGCGGGTGGTGCTCTCCGGCGGCCGCGGGCCGGCGCTGATCGCCGCGCTGCAGGCCACCGGGCTGCTCACCCTCGCCACCGGCGTGCTGCTCGGCGCGGGGCTGGCCCTGTCGGGCTGA
- a CDS encoding AMP-binding protein, giving the protein MPRQLTVLPAPDTPDTLLGTVLPAVRAALDGAAPLAVLPSGPPAAAARGVLAPDEPLEEGADLVVVTSGSTGGGRGVLLPASALAASAAATHHRLGGPGAWLLTLPVSAIAGLQVLVRSVLGGTVPTVPAPGEDLAAAVARMPAGRRYTALVPTQLRRHLGSATAALRAFDVVLVGGAATDPALLARAREAGVAVVTTYGMTETAGGCVYDGVPLEGVRVRVDGQGIALAGPVLALGYRRDPDGTAAAFTGGEFRTRDAGTVGPDGRLTVLGRLDDVVVTGGVNVAPQAVEGALREHPSVADAVVFGRPDDEWGSGWSPPSSRHPAPRPTSRRCGRGCPTGWAARPRRASCT; this is encoded by the coding sequence GTGCCCCGGCAGCTGACCGTCCTCCCCGCGCCGGACACCCCCGACACCCTGCTCGGCACGGTGCTGCCCGCCGTCCGCGCCGCCCTCGACGGCGCCGCGCCGCTGGCCGTCCTCCCGTCCGGACCGCCCGCCGCCGCGGCCCGCGGGGTCCTCGCGCCGGACGAGCCGCTCGAGGAGGGCGCCGACCTCGTCGTCGTCACCTCCGGGTCGACCGGCGGCGGGCGGGGGGTGCTCCTCCCGGCGTCGGCACTGGCCGCCTCGGCCGCGGCCACGCACCACCGGCTCGGCGGGCCGGGCGCCTGGCTGCTGACCCTCCCGGTGTCGGCGATCGCCGGGCTGCAGGTGCTGGTCCGGTCCGTCCTCGGCGGCACCGTCCCGACCGTGCCCGCACCCGGCGAGGACCTGGCCGCCGCGGTCGCGCGGATGCCCGCCGGCCGCCGCTACACCGCGCTGGTCCCCACGCAGCTGCGCCGCCACCTCGGTTCGGCGACCGCCGCGCTGCGCGCGTTCGACGTCGTCCTCGTGGGCGGCGCGGCGACCGACCCGGCCCTCCTGGCGCGGGCGCGCGAGGCCGGTGTCGCGGTCGTGACCACCTACGGCATGACCGAGACCGCCGGCGGCTGCGTCTACGACGGCGTCCCCCTCGAGGGCGTGCGGGTGCGCGTGGACGGGCAGGGCATCGCGCTCGCCGGCCCGGTGCTGGCGCTCGGCTACCGGCGCGACCCCGACGGCACGGCCGCCGCCTTCACCGGCGGGGAGTTCCGCACCCGCGACGCCGGCACCGTCGGCCCCGACGGGCGGCTGACCGTCCTCGGCCGGCTCGACGACGTCGTGGTGACCGGCGGGGTGAACGTCGCCCCGCAGGCGGTCGAGGGCGCGCTGCGCGAGCACCCGTCCGTCGCCGACGCCGTGGTCTTCGGCCGGCCCGACGACGAGTGGGGCAGCGGGTGGTCGCCGCCGTCGTCGCGGCACCCGGCGCCGCGCCCGACCTCGCGGCGCTGCGGCCGTGGGTGTCCGACCGGCTGGGCGGCCCGTCCGCGCCGCGCGAGCTGCACCTGA
- a CDS encoding o-succinylbenzoate synthase has translation MITVAGLPAGIDRVAVWSVPMRTRFRGIDVRDGVLVRGPAGWGEFSPFWDYGVTESRRWWAAAAEAALEGWPAPVRSSVPVNVTVPAVDADRAHAIVTASGCRTAKVKVAEPGQTAADDRARVEAVRDALGPAGAVRVDANAAWDVDTAVARIRELDRVGLEYVEQPCATLAELAVLRRRVDVRIAVDEGVRGAGDPLGVDLREAGDVVVLKVQPLGGVRAALRVAEAHGLPCVVSSALESSVGIAAGVALAAALPELPFACGLATVALLDGDVTGAPLLPVDGALPVARPEPDRLAGVPAPDDVAARWAQRLGAVLAA, from the coding sequence GTGATCACCGTCGCCGGCCTCCCCGCGGGGATCGACCGGGTGGCGGTGTGGTCGGTGCCGATGCGCACGCGCTTCCGCGGCATCGACGTCCGCGACGGCGTGCTGGTGCGCGGCCCGGCCGGCTGGGGCGAGTTCTCCCCGTTCTGGGACTACGGCGTGACCGAGAGCCGGCGCTGGTGGGCGGCCGCGGCGGAGGCGGCCCTCGAGGGCTGGCCCGCGCCGGTGCGCTCGTCCGTGCCGGTCAACGTGACCGTCCCCGCCGTGGACGCCGACCGCGCGCACGCGATCGTGACGGCGTCGGGCTGCCGCACGGCGAAGGTCAAGGTCGCCGAGCCGGGCCAGACCGCCGCCGACGACCGGGCCCGCGTGGAGGCCGTCCGCGACGCCCTCGGCCCCGCCGGAGCGGTCCGGGTGGACGCCAACGCCGCCTGGGACGTCGACACCGCGGTCGCGCGGATCCGGGAGCTGGACCGGGTGGGCCTGGAGTACGTCGAGCAGCCCTGCGCCACCCTGGCCGAGCTCGCCGTGCTGCGCCGCCGCGTCGACGTCCGGATCGCCGTGGACGAGGGCGTGCGCGGCGCCGGCGACCCGCTCGGCGTCGACCTGCGGGAGGCCGGTGACGTCGTCGTCCTCAAGGTGCAGCCGCTGGGCGGGGTGCGCGCGGCGCTGCGGGTGGCCGAGGCGCACGGCCTGCCGTGCGTGGTGTCGTCGGCGCTGGAGTCCTCGGTGGGCATCGCCGCGGGCGTGGCGCTGGCCGCCGCGCTGCCGGAGCTCCCCTTCGCCTGCGGCCTGGCCACGGTCGCGCTGCTCGACGGCGACGTCACCGGCGCCCCGCTGCTGCCCGTCGACGGCGCGCTGCCGGTGGCCCGTCCCGAGCCCGACCGGCTGGCCGGCGTCCCGGCCCCCGACGACGTGGCCGCGCGGTGGGCGCAGCGGCTCGGTGCGGTGCTCGCCGCGTGA